The proteins below are encoded in one region of Phycicoccus sp. M110.8:
- the rpsS gene encoding 30S ribosomal protein S19 produces the protein MPRSLKKGPFIDDHLQKKVDAQNEAGSKNVIKTWSRRSVISPDMLGHTFAVHDGRKHVPVFVTESMVGHKLGEFAPTRTFKGHVKEDKKGRRR, from the coding sequence AGGGCCCCTTCATCGACGACCACCTGCAGAAGAAGGTGGACGCCCAGAACGAAGCGGGTTCGAAGAACGTCATCAAGACCTGGTCGCGTCGGTCGGTCATCTCGCCCGACATGCTCGGCCACACCTTCGCCGTGCACGACGGCCGCAAGCACGTCCCGGTGTTCGTCACCGAGTCGATGGTCGGCCACAAGCTCGGTGAGTTCGCGCCGACCCGCACGTTCAAGGGTCACGTGAAGGAAGACAAGAAGGGGCGTCGTCGCTGA
- the rplV gene encoding 50S ribosomal protein L22, with the protein MEAKAVARHVRVTPMKARRMVDLIRGQQVTEAVAVLTFAPQSASDPVKKVLESAVANARVKADKASEAFDERNLVVSAAFVDEGPTMKRFRPRAQGRAARINKRTSHITVVVTPKTTKGGTR; encoded by the coding sequence ATGGAAGCCAAGGCCGTCGCGCGCCACGTGCGCGTCACGCCGATGAAGGCCCGCCGCATGGTCGACCTCATCCGTGGCCAGCAGGTCACCGAGGCCGTCGCGGTGCTCACCTTCGCGCCGCAGTCCGCGTCCGACCCGGTGAAGAAGGTGCTCGAGAGCGCCGTCGCCAACGCCCGGGTCAAGGCGGACAAGGCGTCGGAGGCGTTCGACGAGCGCAACCTCGTCGTCAGCGCTGCCTTCGTGGACGAGGGCCCGACGATGAAGCGGTTCCGGCCGCGCGCCCAGGGCCGCGCGGCCCGCATCAACAAGCGCACCAGCCACATCACCGTGGTCGTCACGCCGAAGACCACCAAGG